In the Clavelina lepadiformis chromosome 8, kaClaLepa1.1, whole genome shotgun sequence genome, one interval contains:
- the LOC143469825 gene encoding uncharacterized protein LOC143469825 — protein sequence MLVEEIISGNGQLLLDESKSQYDDQKKHESDEFSGTDSIVANSLGNLRRKEKKDSPSKNDITQNTHRNKKMEKAEVQRECGRFT from the coding sequence ATGTTAGTTGAGGAAATCATATCCGGGAATGGCCAGCTACTACTCGATGAGTCCAAATCCCAGTACGACGACCAAAAAAAACATGAGTCAGACGAATTCTCCGGAACTGACTCAATCGTCGCCAACTCACTAGGAAATTTGCGCCGGAAAGAGAAAAAGGACTCGCCCTCGAAGAACGACATCACCCAGAACACACATCGCAACAAGAAAATGGAAAAAGCTGAAGTCCAACGCGAATGCGGGCGTTTCACTTGA
- the LOC143468628 gene encoding PDZ and LIM domain protein 7-like isoform X1, protein MPRIVTLSGGSPWGFRLVGGCDFHANLAISKVTPGGKADIAGLKPGDVIAAINGHDASQLSHLDAQNYVKSSTSNLALKVESSNEQRTSSNPPESKSGNSNFVTKPTYKSTATVPTKTWQPIRPKPTPIPSNNDSLPPPPPVTTINQNQFINARDDFPTPPTVTPVTSHQSSSAQELICEGCKQLIRGPYLTAQGKNWHPDEFVCSSANCRRPLQNCGFIEEKGERYCSECYEKYFAHACGKCHKKIVGEVMHALNQTWHVSCFVCTACNQAFRDGVFHLEHDKPYCVSDYNLLFGTMCKGCGYPIEAGDHYVEAIKAQWHETCFTCAVCHIDLKNAGFFAVNEKPVCSNHKNVKLSA, encoded by the exons ATGCCTCGAATTGTAACATTATCTGGGGGTAGTCCTTGGGGATTTCGCTTAGTCGGCGGATGTGATTTCCACGCCAATTTAGCTATATCCAAG GTGACACCGGGAGGAAAAGCTGACATTGCTGGCTTGAAGCCTGGTGACGTCATAGCTGCGATAAATGGCCATGACGCTTCACAATTAAGCCACTTGGACGCGCAAAACTACGTAAAATCGTCTACTAGTAACCTCGCTTTGAAAGTCGAAAG CTCAAACGAACAACGCACTTCCTCCAACCCGCCAGAATCCAAATCAGGCAATTCCAACTTTGTAACCAAACCCACATATAAATCAACAGCCACTGTGCCGACG aaaacatGGCAACCCATTAGACCAAAACCTACACCCATACCAAGCAATAATGATAGTTTGCCGCCCCCACCGCCAGTCACTACAATAAATCAA AACCAATTTATAAACGCACGGGATGATTTTCCTACACCACCCACCGTGACACCTGTAACTAGTCATCAAAGTTCTTCGGCCCAAGAACTAATTTGCGAAGGTTGTAAACAACTGATCAG GGGCCCCTATTTGACCGCGCAAGGCAAAAATTGGCATCCAGATGAGTTTGTGTGTTCTTCTGCCAACTGCCGCCGCCCATTGCAGAACTGTGGCTTCATCGAAGAAAAAGGCGAGCGATACTGCTCCGAATGctacgaaaaatattttgcccaTGCTTGCGGCAAATGCCACAAAAAAATTGTCGGG GAAGTCATGCATGCGCTAAACCAAACATGGCACGTGAGTTGCTTCGTATGTACTGCTTGTAATCAGGCTTTCAGAGACGGGGTATTTCATTTGGAGCATGACAAACCTTACTGTGTTTCAG ATTATAACCTGTTGTTCGGTACCATGTGCAAGGGTTGCGGCTATCCAATTGAGGCTGGTGATCACTATGTAGAAGCAATAAAAGCGCAATGGCACGAAACCTGCTTTACGTGCGCG GTATGCCATATTGACCTTAAAAATGCTGGATTCTTCGCGGTGAACGAGAAGCCAGTTTGCAGCAACCACAAGAATGTCAAGTTATCTgcttaa
- the LOC143468628 gene encoding PDZ and LIM domain protein 7-like isoform X2 gives MPRIVTLSGGSPWGFRLVGGCDFHANLAISKVTPGGKADIAGLKPGDVIAAINGHDASQLSHLDAQNYVKSSTSNLALKVESSNEQRTSSNPPESKSGNSNFVTKPTYKSTATVPTNQFINARDDFPTPPTVTPVTSHQSSSAQELICEGCKQLIRGPYLTAQGKNWHPDEFVCSSANCRRPLQNCGFIEEKGERYCSECYEKYFAHACGKCHKKIVGEVMHALNQTWHVSCFVCTACNQAFRDGVFHLEHDKPYCVSDYNLLFGTMCKGCGYPIEAGDHYVEAIKAQWHETCFTCAVCHIDLKNAGFFAVNEKPVCSNHKNVKLSA, from the exons ATGCCTCGAATTGTAACATTATCTGGGGGTAGTCCTTGGGGATTTCGCTTAGTCGGCGGATGTGATTTCCACGCCAATTTAGCTATATCCAAG GTGACACCGGGAGGAAAAGCTGACATTGCTGGCTTGAAGCCTGGTGACGTCATAGCTGCGATAAATGGCCATGACGCTTCACAATTAAGCCACTTGGACGCGCAAAACTACGTAAAATCGTCTACTAGTAACCTCGCTTTGAAAGTCGAAAG CTCAAACGAACAACGCACTTCCTCCAACCCGCCAGAATCCAAATCAGGCAATTCCAACTTTGTAACCAAACCCACATATAAATCAACAGCCACTGTGCCGACG AACCAATTTATAAACGCACGGGATGATTTTCCTACACCACCCACCGTGACACCTGTAACTAGTCATCAAAGTTCTTCGGCCCAAGAACTAATTTGCGAAGGTTGTAAACAACTGATCAG GGGCCCCTATTTGACCGCGCAAGGCAAAAATTGGCATCCAGATGAGTTTGTGTGTTCTTCTGCCAACTGCCGCCGCCCATTGCAGAACTGTGGCTTCATCGAAGAAAAAGGCGAGCGATACTGCTCCGAATGctacgaaaaatattttgcccaTGCTTGCGGCAAATGCCACAAAAAAATTGTCGGG GAAGTCATGCATGCGCTAAACCAAACATGGCACGTGAGTTGCTTCGTATGTACTGCTTGTAATCAGGCTTTCAGAGACGGGGTATTTCATTTGGAGCATGACAAACCTTACTGTGTTTCAG ATTATAACCTGTTGTTCGGTACCATGTGCAAGGGTTGCGGCTATCCAATTGAGGCTGGTGATCACTATGTAGAAGCAATAAAAGCGCAATGGCACGAAACCTGCTTTACGTGCGCG GTATGCCATATTGACCTTAAAAATGCTGGATTCTTCGCGGTGAACGAGAAGCCAGTTTGCAGCAACCACAAGAATGTCAAGTTATCTgcttaa
- the LOC143468626 gene encoding anthrax toxin receptor 2-like, giving the protein MNVEATLLSILVISCCVTAFSHSTPVSQPASSCNGEFDVYFVLDLSSSLMNGRRNHFKEETVSFVKELIDKFTSPLLRLSFITFNTRATVVMSLTNDRAIVDSKLQVLRRAIPDGMTRLGLGIEKVNHQIENYGQKRASVVIVLTDGILEYTAKVKAVYEANKARKFGATILAVGVGDFNPSQLLEIVGGSKHFMFKAASFHDLNAIVARVIDGSCVEIVSATPDFVCSNSTFELVISGKGFNKTGIPQLVKCNYYINERTNFLVNPSSFASNRLTCPPPKDFNLFHGNEVTLQVSLNGGISFISSNVTIKVEVCEHNQGVLWTIMLVTAGVLLAVLWWFWNVICCKTAVDSEQRPAPSRPMPPPLPPPPSQINEFQQWPTVDASFYGGRGAGGMHPMKVSWGDRGCTEGAMHLERTKDAKEVGCIAKEVLIDYHPLKKAPSQTNQSSCLGNMKVCLCCPLTPCLLLCKQLSSRRPNADAAKCKIITSKKKDNTSKRSSGVSLTEGYLDMRS; this is encoded by the exons ATGAATGTTGAAGCAACATTGCTGTCAATCCTTGTTATAAGTTGTTGTGTAACAGCGTTCAGCCATTCCACGCCAGTTTCACAACCCGCGTCAAGCTGTAATGGAGAATTCGACGTTTATTTTGTGCTAGATTT ATCTTCTAGTCTAATGAATGGCAGGCGTAATCATTTCAAAGAGGAAACGGTGTCTTTTGTGAAGGAATTGATTGACAAATTTACAAGTCCTCTACTTCGATTGTCTTTCATTACTTTTAATACTCGTGCTACAGTGGTCATGTCCTTAACAAACGACAG agCCATTGTTGACTCAAAGTTGCAAGTGCTTCGTCGTGCCATTCCGGATGGAATGACAAGGCTTGGTCTGGGTATAGAGAAAGTTAATCACCAGATAGAAAACTACGGTCAAAAACGCGCCAGTGTAGTCATTGTCCTTACAGATGGAATACTTGAATACACCGCAAAAGTCAAAGCAGTTTATGAG GCAAACAAAGCCCGAAAGTTTGGAGCTACAATCCTGGCAGTCGGTGTGGGAGATTTTAATCCCAGTCAGCTGTTGGAGATTGTTGGTGGATCAAAACACTTTATGTTCAAG GCAGCAAGCTTTCATGACTTAAACGCGATTGTCGCAAGAGTAATCGATGGATCTTGCGTCGAAATTGTATCTGCAACACCAGATTTCGTGTGCTCCAATT CTACATTTGAATTAGTAATAAGCGGCAAAGGCTTCAACAAAACGGGTATTCCTCAGCTAGTAAAATGCAACTATTACATCAATGAACGAACCAACTTTT TGGTGAACCCATCGTCATTTGCATCGAATCGACTTACCTGTCCACCTCCCAAAGATTTTAACTTGTTCCATGGTAATGAGGTGACATTACAAGTGAGCTTGAATGGAGGGATCAGTTTTATATCCAGCAATGTGACAATCAAAGTGGAAGTTTGC GAGCACAACCAGGGAGTTCTATGGACTATAATGTTAGTTACGGCAGGAGTTTTGTTGGCAGTGCTCTGGTGGTTCTGGAATGTTATATGTTGCAAAACT GCTGTAGATTCAGAGCAGAGACCAGCACCGTCGCGACCAATGCCTCCGCCACTTCCGCCGCCTCCTTCG caaataaatgaatttCAACAATGGCCAACAGTCGATGCTTCATTTTATGGGGGAAGAGGTGCTGGAGGAATGCATCCCATGAAG GTGTCCTGGGGTGATAGAGGTTGCACAGAAGGGGCAATGCATTTGGAACGAACTAAAGATGCTAAAGAAGTTGGTTGTATTGCCAAAGAGGTGCTGATTGATTACCATCCTTTGAAGAAAGCTCCATCGCAGACAAATCAATCGTCTTGTTTAGGGAATATGAAG GTCTGCCTATGTTGTCCTCTTACaccatgtttattgttatgcaAGCAACTGTCTTCACGTCGACCAAATGCTGACGCG GCCaagtgcaaaataataacatcGAAAAAAAAAGATAACACAAGCAAACGATCAAGCGGTGTTAGCCTGACTGAAGGCTATTTGGACATGAGGAGTTAA